The proteins below are encoded in one region of Scyliorhinus torazame isolate Kashiwa2021f chromosome 16, sScyTor2.1, whole genome shotgun sequence:
- the LOC140393093 gene encoding homeobox protein ceh-30-like isoform X1, translating to MLEGAFSVEWLAQSSQSLKEPRQHLLAQSQYPDNHSPPSSKALQGEQESGHRDLCRAETAHAKDARSAMESSGSSIKGDHQGVKSPQQLVAAGVTCSVSDSGKVETESRTEEWTDRRRLRTVFTVEQLRILELRFQCQQYPGSEQRRGLAGELGLSETQVKTWFQNRRMKLKQQLQDAQAEAFKSRLFLQYFSHPYISINSQYPMADSSFLSHCVKFGPHNTQTSASLPLLEHQLNLPPIDATASACRFHPYLSI from the exons ATGCTCGAAGGCGCCTTTTCTGTGGAATGGCTCGCCCAGAGCAGTCAAAGCCTAAAGGAGCCTCGGCAGCATCTACTGGCCCAGAGCCAGTACCCGGACAACCATTCGCCTCCCAGCAGCAAAGCGCTTCAAGGCGAACAGGAGTCAGGGCACCGTGACCTGTGCAGAGCCGAGACAGCACATGCCAAAGACGCAAGGAGTGCCATGGAGAGCAGTGGCAGCTCAATAAAGGGTGACCACCAAGGGGTGAAATCTCCACAGCAACTCGTCG CAGCAGGGGTCACCTGCAGCGTCAGTGACTCCGGGAAGGTGGAGACTGAGTCCAGGACCGAGGAATGGACTGATCGCCGGCGCCTCCGAACTGTCTTCACCGTGGAACAACTGCGCATACTCGAGCTGAGGTTCCAGTGTCAGCAATATCCGGGATCCGAGCAGAGGCGGGGCCTAGCTGGAGAGCTAGGCCTATCAGAGACACAG GTCAAAACTTGGTTTCAGAATCGCCGAATGAAGCTCAAACAACAGCTTCAAGATGCTCAGGCTGAGGCATTTAAGTCCAGATTGTTCCTTCAATATTTTTCTCACCCGTACATCTCCATTAACAGTCAGTATCCCATGGCGGACTCCAGCTTCTTATCCCATTGTGTCAAATTTGGACCTCACAACACCCAGACCTCTGCCTCTTTGCCACTTCTTGAACATCAGCTGAATTTACCTCCGATTGATGCAACAGCCTCTGCTTGTCGATTCCATCCGTACCTCAGTATCTAA
- the LOC140393093 gene encoding homeobox protein vex1-like isoform X2, giving the protein MLEGAFSVEWLAQSSQSLKEPRQHLLAQSQYPDNHSPPSSKALQGEQESGHRDLCRAETAHAKDARSAMESSGSSIKGDHQGVKSPQQLVAGVTCSVSDSGKVETESRTEEWTDRRRLRTVFTVEQLRILELRFQCQQYPGSEQRRGLAGELGLSETQVKTWFQNRRMKLKQQLQDAQAEAFKSRLFLQYFSHPYISINSQYPMADSSFLSHCVKFGPHNTQTSASLPLLEHQLNLPPIDATASACRFHPYLSI; this is encoded by the exons ATGCTCGAAGGCGCCTTTTCTGTGGAATGGCTCGCCCAGAGCAGTCAAAGCCTAAAGGAGCCTCGGCAGCATCTACTGGCCCAGAGCCAGTACCCGGACAACCATTCGCCTCCCAGCAGCAAAGCGCTTCAAGGCGAACAGGAGTCAGGGCACCGTGACCTGTGCAGAGCCGAGACAGCACATGCCAAAGACGCAAGGAGTGCCATGGAGAGCAGTGGCAGCTCAATAAAGGGTGACCACCAAGGGGTGAAATCTCCACAGCAACTCGTCG CAGGGGTCACCTGCAGCGTCAGTGACTCCGGGAAGGTGGAGACTGAGTCCAGGACCGAGGAATGGACTGATCGCCGGCGCCTCCGAACTGTCTTCACCGTGGAACAACTGCGCATACTCGAGCTGAGGTTCCAGTGTCAGCAATATCCGGGATCCGAGCAGAGGCGGGGCCTAGCTGGAGAGCTAGGCCTATCAGAGACACAG GTCAAAACTTGGTTTCAGAATCGCCGAATGAAGCTCAAACAACAGCTTCAAGATGCTCAGGCTGAGGCATTTAAGTCCAGATTGTTCCTTCAATATTTTTCTCACCCGTACATCTCCATTAACAGTCAGTATCCCATGGCGGACTCCAGCTTCTTATCCCATTGTGTCAAATTTGGACCTCACAACACCCAGACCTCTGCCTCTTTGCCACTTCTTGAACATCAGCTGAATTTACCTCCGATTGATGCAACAGCCTCTGCTTGTCGATTCCATCCGTACCTCAGTATCTAA